The genomic DNA CGAGGTCCGGCGACCTCCATGATGCCGGGCGAGATCATCAGCTCGACCTGGCGCGACTCCAGCGCCCAGGACAGCCGTCGCAGCTCGGGCGGCGTCAGAGCCGACGGGTGGGCGATCACGACGACGTCGGCGAACGTCTCGTCGACGATCCGCAACGTGTCGGAGACGCCCGCGTGTCGGGCCAGGCCCTCGGCGACCGGCTCGGTGGCGGTGGTGCAGGCCGCGACGGGACGCAGCCCTTGGCTGGCGTCGCGGCGCAGGTCGGCGATGAGCTCGCCAGCAGCCTCACCGCAGCCGACGACGACCGCGCGCTGCATCGCGGAGCCGCGGTGCCGGCGCCGGTGCAGCCCCTGTCGCAGCAGGTAGCGCAACGTCAGTGAGAGCACCAGCACAACCGGCACGAAGACCAGGACCAGCACCCGCGCCAGGTCGGTGACGGGGTCGCCCACGGCCAGTGTCACGACAGCGGTCACGGCGAGCAGGCGTACGACGGCGCGGGGCACCGCGCGCAGCTCTTCGGCGCCCACGCCCAGCAGGCGGCGTTCGTAGCCGCGGGCCTGCGCCATCGCCGCGAGCCAGGCAGCCGGGACCACGACGAGCGCGAGCGTGGCCACGACCGGACCGACGCGCGCGGAGTCGCTCACGCGCACCATCGCGAGGGCGACCAGGGTGGCGGCCAGCCCCGCGAACGCGTCGAGGGCGAGCGCGCGGCGGACGTACTGAGGCAGCCAGGTCGCGCGGCGCTGGTGGCGCCGAGAGCGCGGTGCCGCGGCAACGTCGTCCCGCTGGGCGCGACGCGGTCGCGCGGGTGAGCCCGTGCTCGCCCACGCCTGGGCGAGTTCGGCGTCCGACACCTGCTGCGGCGCCTGAATGATGTCCGTCATGCCCGCGCCACCTGCCCGGCGCCACGTGACCGCGCTCCGCGCGCGGCCGACGCCGGCTGCGTCGTGCCCCTCATGCCTTGCCCCCTGAACACCTTCCCCGTCAGAACCGGACCTTACTGAAAAGGTCAGGAAAAAGTAAAGACTTGGTCAAGAGGTGGTCCGCCACTTCGATCCGGTCGCCGCGGCGCGCTCAACATCACCCGCGAGCGGTGTGATGTGTGTGATGGCGCTCACACGCGGCCGAAACATGCTGAAGCAGCTCTGCTTGATCGCCCCTTGACTGCGCGGCCTGATCCCCCCCCCCCCCCGACCAGACCACTCCCCTGACCAGCACAGGTTACGAGGTACAACCCCTGCCTGTCCGGAGAACGTCAAGAAAAGGTCAACCGACCGTCATGCTCGAGGTACAGCTCGTCGGTCCGGTGGGCAGATCGTGTTCAGCGGGCGTGGACGACGTTCTGGGCGGTCGTCAGCCCGTCGTGCACCAGCCGCTCGACCGCATCGGCCGCGTCGGGCAGCAGGAAGTCCAGCTCCTTGCGCTCACTCGGCGAGAAGTCCTTGAGCACGTACGCCGCAGCGTCCATCCGGCCCGGCGGACGACCGATGCCGACGCGCACCCGCAGGTAGTCCTTGGTGCCGGCCGACTTGGTGATGGAGCGCAGACCGTTGTGGCCGCCCTCGCCGCCGCCGAGCTTGAGGCGCAGCTGGGCGAAGTCGATGTCGAGCTCGTCGTGCACCACGATCAGGCGCTCGGCCGGCACCTTGAAGAAGTTCATGAGCCCGGCGACCGGGCCGCCCGACTCGTTCATGTAGGTCAGCGGCACCGCGACGACGGCCTTCGGGCAGGGCGCCCCGCCCGGCAGCGTGCCGAGGCGGACCTCCGCGGCGCGGGCGCGTGCCTTGTGGGTGCGCAGCGTCGCTCCCCCGCGCTGCGCGAGCTCGTCGATGACCATCGCACCGACGTTGTGCCGGTTGCCGGCGTACGACGCGCCGGGGTTGCCGAGTCCGACCACGAGCCAGGTATCCACGGGGCAGATCCTCTCAGACCTCGAGCAGCGCCAGCAGCCTCGGCGTCCGCTCCAGCAGCGCTGCACGGCGGCGGCGCATCGGCTCGGGCTCACCGGTCGTGCGCGCCAGGTGGATCATGCCCTCGTCACCTGCGGCCACTGCGGCGGCGATGCCGTCGATCGCCAGCTGCGCCCGCTCGAGGCAGGCTTCCAGCACCTGCGTCGCCGACACTCCGCCGTAGGTCGTGCGATCAGCCGCAGCCGGCGTACGACGTCGGCGTCCGGCACCTCGCGGAACAGCGGCACCGCCGTCCACGCGAGCATGCCCAGCTCCAGCAGCGCGGTGGTCGGGCCGGCGAGGTCCCAGTCGAACACCCCCGCCAGCCGGTCGCTCTCGAAGCACACGTTGTAGGGCGCGATGTCGTTGTGCCCCAACGTCGTTGGCGCATCAGGCCCAGGGAAGCGCCACGGCCCCGGGTGCTCGAACCCGGCGAGCGCGTCGTGCAGCCGACGGGTCCACGCCACCATGTCGACGAGCTGCGCGTCGGTCAGCTCGTCGTGGTCGACGTCGACGACACGGCCCGGCAGATAGGTGAGCACCTCACGGCCCAGGTCGTCGTGCCCGAGGAACCGGGGCACGCCGCCGAGCCCGCGATCCTCCAGATGCTGCAGCAGAGCGTGCACGGCCGGCGACCACGGACCCGTCGTACGCCGCACCGTGTCGCCGACCAGCCACGCACCGCCGACGTTGCCACCTGGCAGGCGTACGCCGACGTCGTCACCCCAGTCGGTCATGTCACTCCTTCGAGCACGGACGAGCGAAGGCCCGCCCGGCAGTGCCGGACGGGCCTTCGTCGTGAAGCGAAGAGACGGGGATCAGCCCTCGTCGTCGGCCTTGTCCTCGCTACCCTCGGCAGCGTCGTCGCCGCCCTCGGCAGCCTCGTCGGACTCGTCCTTCTCGATGCCGGCCTCGGCCTCGGCCTCCTCGAGCTCGGCGTCGAGCTCCTCCTGCGAGACCTGCTGGGTGATGTTGATGACCAGCAGCTCCTCGTCGGCGATGAGGGTGGAGCCGGCGGGCAGGGTGACGTCCTTGGCCAGGATCTGGCTGCCGGCCTCCAGGCCCTCGACCGAGACGGTGAGCGACTCGGGGATGTCGGTGGCGTCGGCCTCGACGGACAGCGTCTGGTTCTCGACGGTGATGACGGTCTCGGGACCGGCCTCGCCCTCGACGTGCACCGGGATGTCGACGGTGACCTTCTCGCCCTTGCGGACGATGACCAGGTCGATGTGCTCGATGATCGGCTTCAGCGGGTCACGCTGGACGTCCTTGGCCAGCGCGAGCTGGTCCTGACCGTCGAGCTCGATGGTGAGCAGCGCGTTGACGTGCTTGAGCGCCTGGAAGGTGTCGTGGAACGGCAGCGTCAGGTGGGTCGGGGCCTCACCGTGGCCGTAGAGCACGGCGGGGATCTTGTCGGCGCGGCGGATGCGGCGAGCCGCGCCCTTGCCGAACTCGGTACGGGTCTCGGCAACGAGGCGGAGCTCGTTGTTGCTGCTGGCGGCCATGAGGGACTCCTGATGGGTGTCGCTGGTGGATGGAGGCGGTGGCCTCGACGCGGGACGTCGTACGCGCGAGCGGGCGGGACGCACGGGAGTCCGGCGGACGTCGTACGTCGACATCTGGACCACCGCGTCGATCACGGACCCTGCGCGTGCAGCGTCCCTCGCCGAGGCAACGCCGACGATCGTACGACGACCGCGCGCCCGCACCCAAATCTCGCCCGTTCCGCTGGTCGAGTAGGCGAGCCCCACAGGGCGAGCTGTATCGAGACCCGGTGACCGCGAGGGAGACTCTCCCCCAGCACGAGACGACCCGCCCTTTGCGAGACGACCCGCAGATCAGCGGGTCGTCTCGCAAAGAGCGGGTCGTCTCGTAGCGCGTGGCTGCTGCTCAGGCGCGGCCGTCGAACATGCTCGTGACCGAGCCGTCCTCGAACACCTCACGGATCGCGGTCGACAGCAGCGGTGCGATCGACAGCACGGTGAGCTTGTCGAAACGGTTCTCCTGCGCGATGGGCAGCGTGTCCATGACGATGACCTCGCGGGCGACCGAGTTGATCAGGCGCTCGCGGGCCGGGTCGGAGAAGATCGGGTGCGTCGCGGCGATGACCACGCTCGCGGCACCGTCCTTCATGAGCGCCTCGGCCGCGTGGCAGATCGTGCCGCCGGAGTCGATCATGTCGTCCACCAGGATGCAGGTGCGGCCCTCGACCTGACCGACGACGCGGTTGGCGACCGACTCGTTGGGCCGGGTGATGTCACGCGTCTTGTGGATGAACGCCAGCGGGGCGCCACCGAGGCGCGAGCTCCAGTGCTCGGCGACCTTGATGCGGCCGGCGTCGGGCGAGACGACCGCGAGGTCCTCGTTGCCGTACTTCTCGCGCACGTAGTTCGACAGGATCGGCAGCGCCATCAGGTGGTCGACCGGACCGTCGAAGAAGCCCTGGATCTGGTCGGTGTGCAGGTCGACGGCCATCAGCCGGTCGGCACCCGCGGTCTTGAACAGGTCGGCCATCAGGCGGGCCGAGATGGGCTCACGTCCGCGGTGCTTCTTGTCCTGGCGGGCGTAGCCGTAGAACGGCAGCACGACCGTGATGCGCTTGGCCGAGGCGCGCTTGAGCGCGTCGACCATGATCAGGTGCTCCATGATCCACTCGTTGACCGGAGCGGTGTGGCTCTGGATCACGAAGGCGTCGCACCCGCGTACGGACTCCTCGTAGCGCACGTAGATCTCGGAGTTGGCGAACGCGCGGGCCTCGGTGGGCACCAGCTCGGTGCCGAGCTCCTTGGCGACCTCCTGGGCCAGCTCGGGGTGGGCCCGACCCGAGAACACCATGAGGTTCTTCTCGGTGGTGCGCTTCATGCTGATGGCGGTCATGCCGGGGTGCCCTCGCTGTCGTCCGTGTTCGGGGAGTCGTGCTCGGCCGAGGCCGCCTCGGCGGCCGCAGCAGTCTTGGTGCCGGCGCGACGTCTCGCGACCCAGCCGTCGATGTTGCGCTGGCGCCCCCGGGCCACGGCGATCTGGCCGGGCTCGACCCTGCCGTCGATCGCCGACCCCGCTGCGACGTACGCGCCGTCACCGATCTCGACGGGCGCGACGAGCACCGAGTTGGACCCGACGAACGAGTGATTGCCTACGGTCGTGTGGTTCTTCTCGACCCCGTCGTAGTTGGCGAAGATCGTGCCCGCGCCGATGTTGGCGCCCTCCCCGATCGTCGCGTCGCCGGCGTACGTCAGGTGGGGCACCTTGGCGCCCGGGCCGATGTCGGCGTTCTTGGTCTCGACGAACCCGCCGATCTTGCCGCCCTCACCGAGCGTCGTGCCAGGTCGCAGGTAGGAGAACGGGCCGACGCTGGCGTGGGCGCCGATCGTGGCCAGGTCGGTCTGGGCGCGTACGACGCTCGCGCCGTCGCCGACCTCGGTGTCCTTGAGCGTGCAGTCGGGTCCGATCGTGCAGCCCGCGCCGATCGTGGTGGCGCCGAGCAGCTGGATGCCCGGCTGCAGGACGGTGTCGCGGCCGACCGTGACGTCGGCGTCGACCCACGTGGTGTCGGGGTCGACGACGATGGCGCCGGACTCGCGCATCAGCACGTCGAGGTGGCGGCGGTTGAGCTCCTTGCCCATGCGGGCCAGCTGCACCTTGTCGTTGACGCCCTCGATCTGCCAGATGTCCTCGATCGAGTGGGTGTCGACGCGGCCGCCGGTGCGGCGGGCGATCGCGAGGACGTCGGTGAGGTACTTCTCACCCTGGGCGTTGTCGGTGGTGACCTGCGCGAGCGACGAGCGCAGCACCGCCACGTCGAACGCATAGATGCCGGAGTTGATCTCGGTGATGTCGAGGGCGTCGCGCAGCTCGCCGCCCTCTTCACGTGCCTTGACCGCGTCCTTGTGCTCGACGATCGCCTGCACGGTGCTGTCAGCGCCGCGGAAGATACGGCCGTAGCCGGTCGGGTCGTCGAGGTGAGCGGTCAGGACGGTCACGGCGTTGCCGGCGTCCTCGTGGACCTGCGTGAGCTCGAGCAGCGTGTCGCTGGTGAGCAGCGGGGTGTCGCCGTACGTCACGAGGACGGTGCCGCTCAGGTCGCCGGGCAGGGCGTCGAGCGCGCACTCAGCAGCCCGGCCGGTGCCCTTGATCTCGTCCTGGTCGGCGATCAGCGCCTGCGGCCAGACCGCGGCCACGTGCGGGGCAACGCGCTCACGCTGCGCGCGGACCGTCACGGCGACGTGCGGCGCCTGCGTGCCCGCGGCGGCGAGCAGCGCGTGGGCGACCAGCGTGCGGCCACCGATGCGGTGGAGCATCTTGTTGAGGTCGGACTTCATCCGGGTGCCGTCACCGGCAGCGAGGACGATGACGGCAGCGGGGCGGGAGACACTCACGTCGAGGACACTCCGGGGGCTTGGGGCCAGGCGTACGGGCGCATGGGTGATGCGCTCGGCCAGTCAGGCTACCGGGCGGGCCAGTGGGACGTACGTCACCCAACAGCCGTCGTACCCCGGTGGCCGCGCGGGCGGCGCCCTCGCCTCGCCGTGGTCAGAACTGAGTTCTGGTGTTCTGACGCAGTTCGTACTCGGTCAGACCACCAGAACTCAGTTCTGACCCGCGCTAGGGGCGGGGCTCCCCGGGTAGGAATCGAACCTACGTCGCTAATCCTGATTCAAAGTCAGGCGGCCCCTACCAGCAGAGCAACCGGGGAACGGCCCCCGCGGGCCACCGAACAGGGTAGTGGAGCGCCACAATGTGCCGATGGGCAGCAACAGCGGGCGGTCGAGGATGACCGGCAAGCAACGGCGCGAGCAGCTGATCACGGTGGGTCGCAAGGTCTTCGCCGAACGGGGTGTGGGCTCGGCGACGGTCGAGGAGATCGCCCACGAGGCGGGCGTCACGAAGCCCTTGATCTACGAGCACTTCGGCGGCAAGGAGGGCCTGTACGCCGTCGTGGTCGACCGCGAGATGGCCAGCATGCTCGAGACGATCGCCGACGCGTTGTCGCTGCCCGGCACCCCGCGGCAGCTGCTGGAGCAGACGACACTGGCCGTGCTCGACTACATCGAGGAGTCGCCGGACGGTTTTCGGGTGCTCACGCACGACTCGCCGTCGTGGCACAACGGCGGCTCGCTCGGCAGCCTGATGTCCGACATCGCGGTGCAGGTCGAGCGGGCGCTCGCGGCCACGTTCAAGAAGAACAAGCTCGACACCAGGACCGCGCCGATCTACGCGCAGATGCTGCTGGGAGCGATCGCGCTCACCGGTGAGTGGTGGCTGGAGTCGGGCCGCAAGATCACGAAGAACGAGCTGGCGACGCACGTCGTCAACCTCATCTGGAACGGCCTGACCGGCCTGGAGAGCAAGCCGCGCCTCTCGCAGAGCTGACCGAGCTCAGGCCTGCTGGACCTCGACGCGGTTGCCGACCGGGTCGTCGGTGTGGAAGCGGCGTACGCCGACGATCTGGCTGTCCCAGCGCACCTCACCTCCGACGGCCGCCACGGCGTCGGCGACCTCGTCGACGTCGTCCACCAGCAGGCACGGGTGCGCCTTGAGCGCCGGCCGGAAGTCGGCCTCGACACCGCAGTGGATCTCCTGCGCCCCGGCCCGGAACCAGCAGCCGCCCCGAGCACGCAGCGCCTCCGGCTTCTCGATCTCGGCGAGCCCGAGCACACCGCCGTAGAACGCCCGCAGCGCGTCCTCCGAGCCGGCCGGGCAGGCGATCTGGACGTGGTGCAGCCCGATGACGCTCATGCCGCCACCTGCCCGACGGCGAAGATGCGCCGGAACGGGAACGGTGTGCCGTACGCCGCCCGTGGGTACTCGTGCGCGAGCCGGTCGCGCAGGTCTGCCAGGAAGGCCTCGCGCTCGGCGCCCTCGAGCAGGTCGAGCAGCGGCCGCAGGGCCGTGCCCTTGACCCACTCGAGCACGGGCGCGTCCTGCTCCCCCGCCGGGTCGAGCACCTGCAGGTAGGTCGTCTCCCACACGTCGAGGTGAGCGCAGCGTGAGGCGAGCACCTCGGCGTACGCCGGGGGCTCGGCCACGGGGTCGGCGCGCAGGGCCGCGGTGAGCTCGGCGCCTCGGGGCTGGGCGGCGGCGACCTCGCGGATCGCGACGTGCGAGGGCGCCCGGAAGTTGCCGGGCACCTGCATGGCGAACCAACCGCCGGGTCGCAGGGCATCGAGCCAGCCGGGGATCAGGTCGAGATGCCCCGGCACCCACTGCAGGGTGGCGTTGCTGACGATGACGTCCGGGGCCCCGGCTCCGGTGAGGTCCCAGCGCGCCACGTCAGCCTGCACCCACTCGACCCGGCCGTCCGTGTCGAGGTCTCGCGCCCGGTCGAGCATGTCGCCCGAGCTGTCGACGCCGACCACCCGGGCGCCCGGCCACCGCTGCGCCGCAGCGAGGGTGAGCGGACCGTTGCCGCAGCCGAGATCGACCACGAGAGAAGACTTTTCGGCGTCAACGCGTCCGAGGAGGTCGAAGAAGGGGCGGTTGCGCTGATCGGCGAAACGTTCGTACTGCGACGGGGCCCACACGGCCATGACGAGCCTCCTGGCGATCGACGGTGATCAGCGCAACTATCTTGACGTCAAGATACTCGCAGATCTCTTGATGTCAAGAAACTTGATGCTGCCTACACTGGCCCGCATGGCTGCACGCGAGCAGGACGAGGTCGACCGCATCGTCGACGCCTGGCAGCGCGAGCGCGCCGACCTCGACGTCGCTCCACTGCACGTCCTCTCACGCATCTCTCGCCTCGCCCGCCGGCTCGACCAGGACCGCGGCAGCGCGTTCGCCGAGCACGGCCTCGAGGGCTGGGAGTTCGACGTGCTGTCCGCACTGCGCCGGGCCGGTACGCCGTACGAGCTCTCCCCCGGCGCGCTCATGCAGCAGACGCTCGTCACCAGCGGCACGATGACCAACCGCGTCGACCGGCTCGAGAAGCGCGGCTTCGTGCAGCGCCGCCCGGCGCCCAGCGACCGCCGCGGTGTGCTCGTACGCCTCACCGCCGACGGCCGACGCGTGGTCGACGCCGCGATGGCCGATCTGCTGCAGCACGAGCAGGACATCCTCAGCCACCTGCCCGCACGCGAGCGCGACCGCCTCGCGTCCGGCCTGCGTACGCTCCTCGCGGCCCTCGAGGACTGAAGCGCTCAGGGGCGATGGTGGCCCCTGAGCGGCACGGCCCGGCGTACGACGGCCGCTCGGCCCGCGCCTGCGAACGCAGCCCGCAGCTCGTCCCGCAGGGCACGCACCGCCGCCGCGCTCACACCCCACGACCGGTCGGCCGCCGAGAGCAGCCGCTCGGCCTCGGCACGGTCTCCGACGAGCACCGCGAACCGAGCCGCGACGAGCAGGGCTTCACCCCGATCTTCAGCAGTACCAGCGCGATTGGCGCTGACCGTGAGCTCCTTGACGAGAGCAGTCACGCCGTCGAGAGCGCCGACGCTCATCCGCAGCGTGGCGCTCTCACGGCAGAACCGCGACCAGTCGGCGAGGTCGACCCGACCGCGCATCAGGACCGCCGCGCGGTCGAGGCATCGGCACCCCGAACGCACCCGACCTCGTCCGATCCAGGCACGGCCGAGCTCGGCGTAGGCACGCGCCACGGCGGGCGGCGGGTGCTTGGGCAGCACCACGCCGTCCAGCACCTCCTGCGCCTGCGCCAGGACATGCTCGTCGTCGTGCTCGGCAGCGACCGCGATCAGCGCGCGCAGGGCGAGCAGCTGGTGGTCCAGCGTCTGGTCACGCGACGCCGCGACCGCTCGCCGGGCCGAGCCGACGGCCTCGTCGAGCCGTCCGACCGCGAGCGCGCCACGGGCGTGCTGGGCCAGGACGCGCAGGTGCAGCGACGGCTCGGCCGCGGTCACGGGCGACCGCATCAGGTCGCGGCAGGCCGACAACGCCGGACCGAACTCGTGCTGCTCGAGGTGCGCCTCGACGCGGCGGTGCTGCAGCACCCACCACAGCTCGGGGTGCTCGTCCCGGTCGACGCCGGCCCTGGACCCCAGGGCGATCTCGACCACGCGCTGGTGGTCGCCCCGGCGTACGGCGGCCTCGGACTCGACCAGAGCGCTGGTGACCTGTGCGCTCGGCGCGCGGCCCGACTCGACGACGTCGCCGAGCGTCG from Luteipulveratus halotolerans includes the following:
- a CDS encoding MarR family winged helix-turn-helix transcriptional regulator, translated to MAAREQDEVDRIVDAWQRERADLDVAPLHVLSRISRLARRLDQDRGSAFAEHGLEGWEFDVLSALRRAGTPYELSPGALMQQTLVTSGTMTNRVDRLEKRGFVQRRPAPSDRRGVLVRLTADGRRVVDAAMADLLQHEQDILSHLPARERDRLASGLRTLLAALED
- a CDS encoding helix-turn-helix domain-containing protein codes for the protein MKDVGSRLRTLRRDRGLSQTELAGDRFTASYVSHLERGRRRISPEALEYFAERLGVEVSTLGDVVESGRAPSAQVTSALVESEAAVRRGDHQRVVEIALGSRAGVDRDEHPELWWVLQHRRVEAHLEQHEFGPALSACRDLMRSPVTAAEPSLHLRVLAQHARGALAVGRLDEAVGSARRAVAASRDQTLDHQLLALRALIAVAAEHDDEHVLAQAQEVLDGVVLPKHPPPAVARAYAELGRAWIGRGRVRSGCRCLDRAAVLMRGRVDLADWSRFCRESATLRMSVGALDGVTALVKELTVSANRAGTAEDRGEALLVAARFAVLVGDRAEAERLLSAADRSWGVSAAAVRALRDELRAAFAGAGRAAVVRRAVPLRGHHRP
- a CDS encoding VOC family protein gives rise to the protein MSVIGLHHVQIACPAGSEDALRAFYGGVLGLAEIEKPEALRARGGCWFRAGAQEIHCGVEADFRPALKAHPCLLVDDVDEVADAVAAVGGEVRWDSQIVGVRRFHTDDPVGNRVEVQQA
- a CDS encoding methyltransferase domain-containing protein, with protein sequence MAVWAPSQYERFADQRNRPFFDLLGRVDAEKSSLVVDLGCGNGPLTLAAAQRWPGARVVGVDSSGDMLDRARDLDTDGRVEWVQADVARWDLTGAGAPDVIVSNATLQWVPGHLDLIPGWLDALRPGGWFAMQVPGNFRAPSHVAIREVAAAQPRGAELTAALRADPVAEPPAYAEVLASRCAHLDVWETTYLQVLDPAGEQDAPVLEWVKGTALRPLLDLLEGAEREAFLADLRDRLAHEYPRAAYGTPFPFRRIFAVGQVAA
- a CDS encoding ribose-phosphate diphosphokinase; protein product: MTAISMKRTTEKNLMVFSGRAHPELAQEVAKELGTELVPTEARAFANSEIYVRYEESVRGCDAFVIQSHTAPVNEWIMEHLIMVDALKRASAKRITVVLPFYGYARQDKKHRGREPISARLMADLFKTAGADRLMAVDLHTDQIQGFFDGPVDHLMALPILSNYVREKYGNEDLAVVSPDAGRIKVAEHWSSRLGGAPLAFIHKTRDITRPNESVANRVVGQVEGRTCILVDDMIDSGGTICHAAEALMKDGAASVVIAATHPIFSDPARERLINSVAREVIVMDTLPIAQENRFDKLTVLSIAPLLSTAIREVFEDGSVTSMFDGRA
- a CDS encoding phosphotransferase; protein product: MTDWGDDVGVRLPGGNVGGAWLVGDTVRRTTGPWSPAVHALLQHLEDRGLGGVPRFLGHDDLGREVLTYLPGRVVDVDHDELTDAQLVDMVAWTRRLHDALAGFEHPGPWRFPGPDAPTTLGHNDIAPYNVCFESDRLAGVFDWDLAGPTTALLELGMLAWTAVPLFREVPDADVVRRLRLIARPTAECRRRRCWKPASSGRSWRSTASPPQWPQVTRA
- a CDS encoding 50S ribosomal protein L25/general stress protein Ctc, giving the protein MAASSNNELRLVAETRTEFGKGAARRIRRADKIPAVLYGHGEAPTHLTLPFHDTFQALKHVNALLTIELDGQDQLALAKDVQRDPLKPIIEHIDLVIVRKGEKVTVDIPVHVEGEAGPETVITVENQTLSVEADATDIPESLTVSVEGLEAGSQILAKDVTLPAGSTLIADEELLVINITQQVSQEELDAELEEAEAEAGIEKDESDEAAEGGDDAAEGSEDKADDEG
- a CDS encoding TetR/AcrR family transcriptional regulator; protein product: MGSNSGRSRMTGKQRREQLITVGRKVFAERGVGSATVEEIAHEAGVTKPLIYEHFGGKEGLYAVVVDREMASMLETIADALSLPGTPRQLLEQTTLAVLDYIEESPDGFRVLTHDSPSWHNGGSLGSLMSDIAVQVERALAATFKKNKLDTRTAPIYAQMLLGAIALTGEWWLESGRKITKNELATHVVNLIWNGLTGLESKPRLSQS
- a CDS encoding sugar transferase; its protein translation is MTDIIQAPQQVSDAELAQAWASTGSPARPRRAQRDDVAAAPRSRRHQRRATWLPQYVRRALALDAFAGLAATLVALAMVRVSDSARVGPVVATLALVVVPAAWLAAMAQARGYERRLLGVGAEELRAVPRAVVRLLAVTAVVTLAVGDPVTDLARVLVLVFVPVVLVLSLTLRYLLRQGLHRRRHRGSAMQRAVVVGCGEAAGELIADLRRDASQGLRPVAACTTATEPVAEGLARHAGVSDTLRIVDETFADVVVIAHPSALTPPELRRLSWALESRQVELMISPGIMEVAGPRLSFRPSATLSLVHVEQPAADGGALLGKALFDRSLALMLLVIASPVLALTALAIKIDSRGPVLFRQVRVGAHGKSFKILKLRSMVVEAEDRLEAVRAEADHGNGRLYKRHDDPRVTNVGRVIRRFSIDELPQLVNVVRGDMSLVGPRPPLHDEVAQYEDDAIRRLRVRPGLTGLWQVSGRSNLSWDESLRLDLRYVDNWSMMLDLQILWRTGRAVLRGEGAY
- the glmU gene encoding bifunctional UDP-N-acetylglucosamine diphosphorylase/glucosamine-1-phosphate N-acetyltransferase GlmU, whose amino-acid sequence is MSVSRPAAVIVLAAGDGTRMKSDLNKMLHRIGGRTLVAHALLAAAGTQAPHVAVTVRAQRERVAPHVAAVWPQALIADQDEIKGTGRAAECALDALPGDLSGTVLVTYGDTPLLTSDTLLELTQVHEDAGNAVTVLTAHLDDPTGYGRIFRGADSTVQAIVEHKDAVKAREEGGELRDALDITEINSGIYAFDVAVLRSSLAQVTTDNAQGEKYLTDVLAIARRTGGRVDTHSIEDIWQIEGVNDKVQLARMGKELNRRHLDVLMRESGAIVVDPDTTWVDADVTVGRDTVLQPGIQLLGATTIGAGCTIGPDCTLKDTEVGDGASVVRAQTDLATIGAHASVGPFSYLRPGTTLGEGGKIGGFVETKNADIGPGAKVPHLTYAGDATIGEGANIGAGTIFANYDGVEKNHTTVGNHSFVGSNSVLVAPVEIGDGAYVAAGSAIDGRVEPGQIAVARGRQRNIDGWVARRRAGTKTAAAAEAASAEHDSPNTDDSEGTPA
- the pth gene encoding aminoacyl-tRNA hydrolase, giving the protein MDTWLVVGLGNPGASYAGNRHNVGAMVIDELAQRGGATLRTHKARARAAEVRLGTLPGGAPCPKAVVAVPLTYMNESGGPVAGLMNFFKVPAERLIVVHDELDIDFAQLRLKLGGGEGGHNGLRSITKSAGTKDYLRVRVGIGRPPGRMDAAAYVLKDFSPSERKELDFLLPDAADAVERLVHDGLTTAQNVVHAR